From Streptomyces fungicidicus, one genomic window encodes:
- a CDS encoding DUF5302 domain-containing protein, whose amino-acid sequence MTAEPAATEGSEPAEAPEASPVAPDADGNYDLKRKFREALARKRGAQSDAADAAANSRTSKVRATHGPASSQRSFRRKSGG is encoded by the coding sequence ATGACCGCAGAGCCCGCAGCCACCGAAGGTTCGGAGCCGGCGGAGGCCCCCGAGGCGTCCCCCGTCGCGCCGGACGCCGACGGCAACTACGACCTCAAGCGCAAGTTCCGCGAAGCCCTGGCGCGCAAGCGCGGCGCGCAGTCCGACGCCGCCGACGCGGCCGCCAACTCCCGTACGTCCAAGGTGCGTGCGACGCACGGCCCGGCGTCGAGCCAGCGGTCGTTCAGGCGCAAGAGCGGCGGCTGA